In Aspergillus oryzae RIB40 DNA, chromosome 6, one genomic interval encodes:
- a CDS encoding uncharacterized protein (predicted NTPase (NACHT family)), which produces MRDLVHTVIETTKKRYDEYQRKGLKIKRPNIEDVNVRDSALNIVSATLSFQDIIGAAVCCDPTGYAGKVWGIISVGLTDLQASIFQASGLLTDVLSRCAFIEIHCLTSNTTDPETKDMLRNAIVRVYFAVLQYSSSVVSIQHSGAGRQFRLSVIALADQPLTALKTAIGEEEKHLERWVQFDQQLLWKQKAEQTLAQIDDVLSGIQDLSREMELCKLTIAEGAAFDSYMNQHEVECLPGTRTDLLKQVTDWSLSTQGECIFWLSGMAGTGKSTVSRTVCKLLQEQGLLGASFFFKRGKSDCGRAEKFFATIVRQIIIQEPRLIPSIRRAIQRDPSISTKSLGEQFNKLLLEPLLAVKEDPAGISVLAIVVDALDECDPENDIGLLLRLLPRISTQSPIRLRVFLTSRPEIPIREGFDNVSENDHRSIGLHGVVESSIRHDILLFMNDRFEEMRQKFSLPQGWPGESTIRDLVNIATPLFIAAATMCRFIADRRWNPEQRLALVLGSGSTKNAPKSYISKLEHTYLPVFEQILHSRDDDDDEDEKEQLVQEYRVIVGTIIILANPLGLTSLAKLLNMPSNDVSRRLDFLHSVLSIPDDEDTPIQLFHQSFRDFLLHPKVRTKTKFWIDEEHIHRETLFRCIEVMTRENGGLSKNICQLSSDATLRSDINDEVIRDHFSAELRYSCHYWSYHLQQGRYQITDHDEIHKFVQKHLLHWLEAMSVLGLAPEIVRGIRTLQSAVQPHSGRIVSKFLHDAHRFILKNSWVANNAPLQLYAAALAFAPANSVVRDIFQSEIPRCFIKLPSVEENWNAELLSLDIKDVNAVAFSPDSRLIASASMSKQVKLWDSVTGLLLHTLDQVFYTGGLTFSPNGAHVACSSWDDTIQDDTVQLWDIDTGALYKSFPQPTSPVVNLTFSPDNKLLVLATSEDTIDICDLASERVIRTLEGHSDRVNALAISSDSKLIASGSNDNSVRIWKIDTGALLQTLEHSGPIRSLSPNRKLLGSVSSDHKVLLWDATTGSLLHTFEGYSRKSGTFSFSPDSKLVAFRPQSDSTCVQLWDVETAQLYRTLEDHLDSIDRVMFSPNCQQLASIEEGGTITIWNIQTGERMFSLESRGSWVCVAFSRSGAKLATGSYDTVRVWDANTGVLQLELKEHKTIVTAVAFLPDEKLISSGSNDGKLCFWDLSKGELSQTLHSSGAINQIVFSADGRLMASGTLSQTFRLWDRETGHSIYASDYHASHYRDGIANLRFSSDNTYLEADFGRLRIPCNEKNNSISTRRPNIILGEQWLHIGEERVLWLPVEYRPKTSAYYDGTFAIGSESGLVSFISVDMSVDANGHS; this is translated from the exons ATGAGGGACCTAGTACATACTGTTATAGAGACGACTAAAAAGCGGTACGATGAATATCAAAGGAAAGGGCTGAAGATCAAAAGGCCGAACATAGAAGATGTCAACGTTCGAGATTCTGCTCTCAACATAGTCAGCGCCACGTTATCCTTCCAAGATATTATCGGTGCTGCTGTTTGCTGTGACCCCACTGGGTATGCAGGGAAAGTGTGGGGCATTATATCAGTGGGATTAACG GACCTACAAGCTTCAATCTTCCAAGCATCAGGGCTCCTCACGGATGTGTTGAGTCGGTGTGCTTTCATTGAGATCCATTGCCTAACGAGTAACACCACTGATCCTGAGACAAAAGACATGCTACGCAACGCCATAGTTCGTGTTTATTTTGCTGTATTGCAATACTCATCTAGCGTTGTTTCGATTCAGCACTCGGGTGCTGGACGGCAGTTTCGCCTTAGCGTTATAGCTTTGGCTGACCAGCCCTTGACGGCGCTTAAAACcgccattggagaagaggagaagcaCTTGGAAAGATGGGTTCAGTTTGATCAACAATTGCTTTGGAAACAAAAAGCGGAGCAAACGCTTGCTCAGATTGACGACGTGTTGAGCGGTATTCAAGACCTTAGCCGGGAGATGGAACTCTGCAAATTAACCATCGCTGAAGGAGCTGCATTTGACTCATACATGAACCAGCATGAAGTAGAGTGTCTCCCAGGCACTAGGACAGACCTTCTTAAGCAGGTGACGGACTGGTCACTTTCAACTCAAGGAGAATGCATCTTTTGGTTGAGTGGGATGGCAGGAACAGGAAAGTCAACTGTTTCTCGTACCGTTTGTAAGTTACTACAAGAGCAGGGACTTTTGGGGGCtagcttctttttcaagaGAGGAAAGTCGGATTGCGGAAGGGCAGAAAAGTTCTTCGCAACTATAGTTCGGCAAATAATTATCCAAGAACCTCGTCTTATACCAAGCATTCGAAGAGCAATTCAGAGAGATCCTTCTATATCGACAAAATCTCTTGGAGAGCAATTTAACAAGCTGCTACTTGAACCCTTATTGGCAGTGAAAGAGGACCCTGCGGGAATCTCCGTTTTAGCTATTGTGGTTGACGCACTAGATGAATGCGACCCAGAAAATGATATCGGGCTTCtacttcgtcttctccctaGGATCTCAACTCAAAGTCCGATCCGCCTTCGCGTGTTTCTCACTAGTCGCCCCGAAATTCCAATCCGAGAGGGATTCGATAACGTTTCGGAAAACGACCATCGAAGCATTGGTCTCCATGGCGTTGTGGAATCTTCCATCAGGCATGACATACTTTTGTTCATGAATGATAGATTTGAAGAGATGAGGCAGAAGTTTTCGCTTCCTCAAGGATGGCCAGGAGAAAGTACAATACGGGATTTGGTCAACATCGCTACTCCATTATTTATTGCTGCTGCTACCATGTGCCGCTTTATTGCAGATCGGAGGTGGAACCCAGAACAGCGCCTAGCTCTTGTTCTCGGCTCAGGGAGTACTAAGAATGCGCCCAAAAGTTATATCTCGAAGCTGGAACACACATACCTTCCCGTATTTGAGCAAATCCTCCATAGTAgggatgacgacgacgatgaagacgagaaagagcAGCTGGTTCAAGAATATCGAGTGATTGTGGGGACGATCATCATTCTTGCGAATCCACTCGGACTCACGTCCTTGGCAAAGCTTTTGAATATGCCGAGTAACGATGTGAGCCGTAGACTagattttcttcattcaGTCCTAAGTATCCCTGACGACGAGGATACGCCCATACAGCTTTTCCACCAGTCATTTCGGGattttctccttcatccaaaaGTCCGTACGAAGACCAAGTTCTggattgatgaggagcatATACATAGGGAAACCTTATTTAGATGCATCGAGGTGATGACCCGAGAGAATGGTGGATTGTCAAAGAACATTTGTCAATTATCGAGTGATGCGACGCTGCGAAGTGATATAAATGATGAGGTTATTCGAGACCATTTTTCGGCGGAGCTACGATATTCGTGCCATTACTGGAGTTATCACCTACAGCAGGGAAGATATCAGATTACTGATCATGACGAGATCCACAAATTTGTCCAAaagcatcttcttcactggCTGGAAGCCATGAGTGTTTTGGGACTGGCACCCGAGATTGTGAGAGGTATCAGAACATTACAGTCAGCAGTGCAA CCTCACTCCGGGCGCATAGTGTCGAAATTCCTTCATGATGCACACCGGTTTATCTTGAAGAATTCTTGGGTTGCTAACAATGCGCCTCTTCAGCTCTACGCTGCCGCCCTGGCATTTGCCCCAGCAAACTCAGTTGTGCGGGATATCTTTCAAAGCGAGATACCTAGGTGCTTTATAAAGCTGCCTAGTGTGGAAGAGAACTGGAACGCAGAGCTACTGAGCCTCGACATTAAGGATGTGAATGCAGTGGCATTCTCTCCAGACAGTAGACTAATCGCCTCTGCCTCTATGAGTAAACAGGTCAAATTGTGGGACTCAGTTACGGGGCTATTGCTTCATACCCTGGACCAGGTCTTCTACACCGGTGGTCTGACATTCTCACCAAATGGTGCTCATGTTGCATGTAGCTCTTGGGATGATACAATCCAAGATGACACTGTCCAGTTGTGGGATATAGATACAGGAGCTCTTTACAAGTCCTTCCCGCAACCTACCTCTCCAGTGGTCAACCTAACATTCTCACCGGATAATAAGCTACTGGTCTTAGCAACCTCTGAGGATACAATCGATATATGCGATCTCGCCAGTGAAAGGGTAATCCGAACCCTGGAAGGCCATTCCGATAGAGTGAACGCACTGGCGATATCCTCAGACAGCAAACTAATAGCATCTGGATCAAATGATAATTCGGTAAGGATTTGGAAGATCGACACAGGAGCTTTACTGCAGACGTTGGAACACAGCGGGCCTATCAGATCG CTCTCCCCCAATCGCAAGCTCCTTGGCTCAGTCTCTTCTGATCATAAGGTTCTACTCTGGGATGCTACTACAGGCAGCCTGCTTCATACGTTCGAGGGCTATTCAAGGAAATCTGggacattttctttctcgccTGATAGCAAATTGGTGGCGTTTCGCCCGCAGTCGGACAGCACATGTGTTCAACTATGGGACGTGGAGACAGCTCAACTATATCGCACGCTTGAGGACCACTTGGATTCAATTGATCGAGTAATGTTTTCTCCCAACTGTCAACAGTTGGCTTCAATCGAAGAAGGTGGCACAATCACTATATGGAATATTCAAACCGGGGAACGAATGTTCAGCCTGGAGTCGCGTGGAAGTTGGGTGTGTGTGGCATTTTCACGAAGTGGAGCGAAATTAGCCACAGGCTCCTACGATACAGTACGAGTGTGGGATGCTAATACAGGCGTGCTACAACTAGAACTAAAAGAGCATAAAACAATAGTCACGGCAGTCGCATTTTTACCGGATGAAAAACTCATATCCTCCGGGTCCAATGATGGCAAACTCTGTTTTTGGGATTTGAGCAAAGGCGAATTAAGTCAAACTCTTCACAGCTCTGGAGCTATCAACCAGATAGTGTTCTCAGCAGATGGGAGACTTATGGCATCTGGAACTCTTTCTCAGACCTTCCGTCTGTGGGATAGAGAAACGGGACACTCCATCTATGCTTCCGACTATCATGCGTCTCATTATCGGGACGGGATAGCCAATTTACGCTTTTCGAGCGATAACACATACTTGGAAGCAGACTTTGGAAGATTGCGTATCCCTTGCAATGAGAAGAACAATTCCATATCTACGCGGCGGCCGAATATCATACTGGGGGAGCAATGGTTGCACATCGGGGAGGAAAGAGTTCTTTGGCTGCCAGTCGAGTACCGACCCAAAACATCGGCATACTACGACGGTACGTTCGCCATTGGAAGTGAATCCGGCCTGGTGTCATTCATCAGTGTCGATATGAGTGTAGATGCAAATGGCCATTCTTGA
- a CDS encoding uncharacterized protein (predicted protein), translated as MKFFIPCIAAIFATGVLAAPTPDASLNVPLDKRDDRGQYTVSGLGSRKKAIIDAGGNSLDLAIAMLEIETMNTAHYPYGDGKTYDAANFGLFKQNWGLLRKSSDVYADVASRWDCQNYYGYDKWFAGHRNGASGLANPYTEDINTYKSAVHWIQQQIDSNEKYKYDDTRFWVNVRAI; from the exons atgaagttcttcaTTCCCTGCATTGCCGCTATCTTCGCCACTGGAGTGCTGGCCGCTCCAACTCCCGATGCTTCCCTCAATGTCCCTCTCGACAAGAGGGATGATCGCGGGCAATACACCGTCTCCGGCCTCGGATCCCGCAAGAAGGCCATCATCGACGCGGGCGGCAACTCCCTTGATCTCGCCATTGCTATGCTCGAAAT CGAGACTATGAACACCGCCCACTATCCCTACGGTGACGGCAAGACCTACGACGCCGCCAACTTCGGTCTGTTCAAGCAGAACTGGGGCTTGCTCC GGAAAAGCTCGGATGTCTACGCCGACGTTGCGTCTCGTTGGGATTGCCAGAACTATTACGGTTACGATAAGTGGTTCGCTGGACACCGCAACGGCGCTTCTGGTCTTGCTAATCCCTACACTGAGGATATCAATA CCTACAAGTCTGCCGTCCATTGGATCCAGCAGCAGATTGACAGCAACGAGAAGTACAAGTACGATGACACTCGCTTTTGGGTCAATGTTCGTGCCATCTAA
- the manF gene encoding putative endo-1,4-beta-mannosidase (endo-beta-mannanase): protein MKVRSSKSTPLPSSSSASPSPRPTGSGSFAKADGLQFSIDGETKYFAGTNAYWLPFQMNDADIDSVFDHLEQAGLKILRVWGFNDVNTAPSPGTVYFQLHDKEKGTSTINTGKDGLQRLDYVVAAAEKHGVKLIIPFVNSWDDYGGYNAYVKAYGGSKTEWFTNEKIQSVYQAYIKAVVSRYRDSPAIFAWELGNEPRCSGCSTDVIHGWATKISAYIKSLDPNHMVALGDEGMGLTIGSDQSYPYGTSEGNDFEKNLAIPDIDFGTLHLYTTDWGIKDNAWGNGWVENHAKACKAAGKPCLFEEYGMKGNHCTDELKWQKTSLSSGTAADLIWQYGQQLSTGESPKDAYSIFYGTDEWKCAVMDHMENVNKN from the exons atgaaggtaCGCT CGTCGAAGTCCACTCCCCTgccgtcttcgtcgtcggccTCGCCAAGCCCTCGTCCCACGGGCAGCGGGTCCTTCGCCAAGGCGGATGGATTGCAGTTCTCGATTGACGGCGAGACCAAGTACTTCGCCGGCACAAATGCCTACTGGCTCCCCTTCCAAATGAACGATGCGGACATTGACTCCGTGTTCGATCATCTGGAGCAGGCCGGATTGAAGATCCTTCGTGTCTGGGGCTTCAACGATGTTAACACCGCTCCCAGCCCCGGAACGGTCTACTTCCAGCTCCacgacaaggagaagggcacTTCCACCATCAACACCGGCAAAGACGGTCTCCAGCGTCTTGACTATGTGGTTGCTGCCGCTGAGAAGCACGGCGTCAAGCTCATCATTCCTTTCGTGAACAGCTGGGACGACTACGGCGGATACAACGCCTATGTCAAGGCCTACGGCGGCAGCAAGACTGAGTGGTTCACCAACGAGAAGATCCAGAGCGTGTACCAGGCCTATATCAAGGCCGTTGTCTCTCGGTACAGGGACTCCCCGGCGATCTTTGCTTGGGAGCTGGGCAACGAGCCTCGCTGCTCTGGATGCAGCACTGATGTGATCCACGGCTGGGCCACCAAGATCAGTGCCTACATCAAGTCTCTGGATCCCAACCACATGGTCGCCTTGGGTGATG AGGGCATGGGCTTGACCATCGGCTCTGATCAGTCGTACCCGTACGGCACCAGCGAAGGAAACGACTTTGAGAAGAACCTGGCTATCCCGGACATTGACTTCGGAACTCTCCACCTTTACACCACTGACT GGGGTATCAAGGACAACGCCTGGGGCAATGGATGGGTTGAGAACCACGCCAAGGCCTGCAAGGCTGCCGGTAAGCCATGCTTGTTCGAGGAGTATGGCATGAAGGGCAATCACTGCACCGACGAGCTGAAGTGGCAAAAGACCTCCCTGAGCTCGGGCACCGCGGCCGATCTCATCTGGCAGTATGGTCAGCAGCTGTCCACGGGCGAGTCTCCCAAGGATGCGTACAGCATCTTTTACGGCACAGATGAGTGGAAGTGCGCCGTTATGGACCATATGGAAAATGTCAACAAGAACTAA
- a CDS encoding uncharacterized protein (predicted protein) codes for MALLSKEMQIEASENTQSTTDMLKLLWNLAPHVEAFPEMFINVADRHYLESPELEFMFARVKDAKKCQEFLNAMMLTMSLDKRSGYIAILDLMLESNFEIEATNKLVMSTFNAHIEQSCRPSSSTKWISNCHRRW; via the coding sequence ATGGCGCTGTTATCTAAGGAAATGCAGATCGAGGCATCGGAGAATACACAGAGCACTACCGACATGCTGAAACTCCTCTGGAACCTTGCTCCCCATGTCGAAGCGTTTCCTGAGATGTTCATCAATGTCGCAGATCGACATTATTTAGAGTCACCAGAATTAGAATTCATGTTTGCCCGGGTAAAAGATGCCAAAAAGTGCCAGGAGTTCTTGAATGCAATGATGTTAACCATGAGTCTTGATAAAAGATCGGGTTATATTGCTATTCTTGACCTGATGCTGGAAAGCAACTTCGAGATTGAAGCGACAAACAAGCTTGTCATGAGTACCTTTAATGCGCACATAGAGCAGTCCTGCAGACCTTCCTCGAGCACAAAGTGGATATCAAACTGTCACAGGAGATGGTGA